In one Thermaerobacter sp. PB12/4term genomic region, the following are encoded:
- a CDS encoding YitT family protein, which translates to MGGAATTSQGTGTGPGAAGPAGRLGAGRLQAGRFVQVAFFAAGATLFSLGINGFLVPARLGEGGLSGVSLLLHYATGLPVSLLYLLLNIPLFVFGWWAIGRAFILRTGLATLLVTLALRLTEGVAFRVDEPLLASLYGGAFIGSGIGLLFRAGASSGGIDIIARFLKERYGIGIAETFLVADSLVLGAFALTLGADTALYSILVTFLGGRVADVVQEGPLRAKSAWIVTSRPQEIARVVTVQLGRGATILRATGAWTGEERAVVLVVLNRRELARLKQLIREMDPQAFVAVTDAAEVLGEGFPAAWS; encoded by the coding sequence GTGGGCGGAGCGGCCACCACCTCGCAGGGCACCGGCACGGGCCCGGGGGCCGCGGGTCCCGCAGGGCGGCTGGGGGCAGGGCGGCTCCAGGCGGGCCGGTTCGTCCAGGTGGCCTTCTTTGCCGCGGGAGCGACCCTGTTCAGCCTGGGGATCAACGGCTTTCTCGTGCCGGCGCGGCTGGGCGAGGGCGGCCTCAGCGGCGTCTCCTTGCTGTTGCACTACGCCACGGGCCTGCCCGTTTCGCTGCTTTACCTGCTGCTCAACATCCCCCTGTTCGTGTTCGGCTGGTGGGCCATCGGCCGGGCGTTCATCCTGCGGACGGGCCTGGCGACCCTGCTGGTCACGCTGGCCCTGCGGCTGACGGAGGGCGTGGCCTTCCGGGTGGACGAGCCCCTGCTGGCCAGCCTGTACGGCGGCGCCTTCATCGGCTCGGGCATCGGGCTCCTGTTCCGGGCCGGCGCCAGCAGCGGCGGGATCGACATCATCGCCCGGTTCCTCAAGGAGCGGTACGGGATCGGCATCGCCGAGACCTTCCTGGTGGCCGACAGCCTGGTGCTGGGAGCCTTTGCTCTCACCCTGGGCGCCGACACCGCCCTCTACTCCATCCTGGTGACCTTCCTGGGCGGCCGGGTGGCCGACGTGGTGCAGGAAGGGCCCTTGCGGGCCAAGAGCGCCTGGATCGTCACCAGCCGGCCCCAGGAGATCGCCCGGGTGGTGACCGTCCAGCTGGGGCGCGGGGCCACCATCTTGCGGGCCACGGGCGCCTGGACGGGCGAAGAGCGGGCGGTGGTGCTGGTCGTCCTCAACCGCCGGGAGCTGGCCCGGCTCAAGCAGCTGATCCGCGAGATGGACCCCCAGGCCTTCGTGGCGGTGACCGATGCGGCGGAGGTGCTGGGCGAGGGGTTCCCGGCGGCCTGGTCCTGA
- a CDS encoding non-heme iron oxygenase ferredoxin subunit gives MAWRQVATRDQVPAGTGLKVEIDGHPVAVWHTESGEFFVTDDTCTHAQASLSEGGLEGYVCICPRHGARFDVRTGAVRALPAVVPLRTYTVRVDGDAILIDWKD, from the coding sequence ATGGCCTGGCGGCAGGTGGCGACCCGGGATCAGGTCCCGGCGGGAACGGGGCTGAAGGTCGAGATCGACGGCCATCCTGTGGCTGTCTGGCATACCGAAAGCGGCGAGTTCTTCGTGACCGATGATACATGCACCCATGCCCAGGCGTCCCTGAGCGAAGGGGGGCTGGAGGGTTACGTGTGCATCTGCCCGCGCCACGGGGCCCGGTTCGACGTGCGGACGGGGGCCGTGAGGGCCCTGCCGGCGGTGGTACCCCTGCGCACCTATACCGTGCGGGTCGACGGCGATGCCATCCTGATCGATTGGAAGGACTGA
- the sufB gene encoding Fe-S cluster assembly protein SufB, translating into MAKELVELGQEYKYGFRDPENYVFKSPKGLTREIVESISHYKNEPDWMRQIRLHAFEVFQKKPMPTWGPDLSGLRFEDIHYYIKPAERQGRSWDEVPEYIKRTFDRLGIPEAERKFLAGVSAQYESEVVYHSIREDLEKQGVIFCDTDTAVKEYPDLVREYFGTVVPAEDNKFAALNTAVWSGGSFIYVPPGVRVDIPLQAYFRINAQNMGQFERTLIIVDEGAFVHYVEGCTAPIYSTDSLHSAVVEIIVKKGGRCRYTTIQNWSHNVYNLVTKRAVAYEEATMEWVDGNIGSKVTMKYPSVYLLGRGAKADILSIAFAGRGQHQDAGSKVIHAAPDTSSTVVSKGICKDGGIQSYRGLVQVHEGAERAKVNVQCDALILDPYSRTDTFPYIEINEDNVTIQHEATVSKVSEEQLFYLMSRGIDEQTATTMIVSGFIEPFTKELPMEYAIEMNRLIQLEMEGSVG; encoded by the coding sequence GTGGCCAAGGAACTGGTCGAACTGGGCCAGGAGTACAAGTACGGTTTCCGCGACCCCGAGAACTACGTGTTCAAGTCCCCCAAGGGCTTGACGCGGGAGATCGTCGAGAGCATCTCCCACTACAAGAACGAGCCGGACTGGATGCGGCAGATCCGGCTGCATGCCTTCGAGGTCTTCCAGAAAAAGCCCATGCCCACGTGGGGTCCCGACCTGTCGGGCCTGCGCTTTGAGGACATCCACTACTACATCAAGCCCGCCGAGCGCCAGGGGCGCAGCTGGGACGAGGTGCCGGAGTACATCAAGCGCACCTTCGACCGGCTGGGCATCCCCGAGGCGGAGCGCAAGTTCCTCGCCGGCGTCAGCGCCCAGTACGAGTCGGAGGTCGTCTACCACAGCATCCGGGAAGACCTGGAGAAGCAGGGCGTGATCTTCTGCGACACCGACACCGCGGTCAAGGAGTACCCCGACCTGGTGCGGGAGTACTTCGGCACGGTGGTGCCGGCGGAAGACAACAAGTTCGCCGCGCTCAACACCGCGGTGTGGTCCGGCGGCAGCTTCATCTACGTGCCGCCGGGCGTGCGGGTCGACATCCCGCTGCAGGCGTATTTCCGCATCAACGCCCAGAACATGGGCCAGTTCGAGCGGACCCTGATCATCGTGGACGAGGGGGCCTTCGTCCACTACGTGGAGGGCTGCACGGCGCCCATCTACTCCACCGACTCGCTGCACTCCGCGGTGGTGGAGATCATCGTCAAGAAGGGCGGCCGCTGCCGCTACACCACCATCCAGAACTGGTCCCACAACGTCTACAACCTGGTGACCAAGCGGGCCGTCGCCTATGAAGAGGCCACCATGGAGTGGGTCGACGGCAACATCGGCTCCAAGGTCACCATGAAGTACCCCAGCGTGTACCTGCTGGGCCGCGGCGCCAAGGCCGACATCCTGTCCATCGCCTTCGCCGGCCGGGGGCAGCACCAGGATGCCGGCAGCAAGGTGATCCACGCGGCTCCCGATACCTCGTCCACCGTGGTGTCCAAGGGCATCTGCAAGGACGGCGGCATCCAGAGCTACCGCGGCCTGGTCCAGGTGCACGAGGGGGCCGAGCGGGCCAAGGTCAACGTCCAGTGCGACGCGCTGATCCTGGACCCGTACTCCCGGACGGACACCTTCCCCTACATCGAGATCAACGAGGACAACGTCACCATCCAGCATGAGGCGACGGTGTCCAAGGTCAGCGAGGAGCAGCTCTTCTACCTGATGAGCCGCGGCATCGACGAGCAGACGGCGACCACCATGATCGTCAGCGGCTTCATCGAGCCCTTCACCAAGGAGCTGCCGATGGAGTACGCCATCGAGATGAACCGCCTGATCCAGCTGGAGATGGAAGGCTCCGTCGGCTGA
- the pyrE gene encoding orotate phosphoribosyltransferase → MAALLEQTGAHRRGHFRLTTGLHSDEFFLLAQAFQYPQVLEAIGAALAEALKNVLPAGVSVGAVAGPAVGGILLAHAVARCLPARSLFAEKEPGGGMAFKRGFGLEPGEPVVVVEDAVTTGGSVRKTMEAVTAAGGRVVAVGAVVDRSGGAVNFGVPFAALLTRSVAAYPPGDCPLCRQGVPLQDLKRG, encoded by the coding sequence GTGGCAGCGCTGCTTGAGCAGACGGGCGCCCACCGGCGGGGGCACTTCCGGCTGACCACCGGCCTGCACAGCGACGAGTTCTTCCTCCTGGCCCAGGCCTTTCAGTATCCCCAGGTCCTTGAAGCCATCGGGGCGGCCCTGGCGGAGGCGCTGAAGAACGTGCTGCCCGCGGGGGTGTCGGTGGGCGCCGTGGCCGGCCCGGCGGTGGGCGGGATCCTGCTGGCCCACGCCGTGGCCCGCTGCCTGCCCGCCCGCTCCCTCTTCGCGGAGAAGGAGCCGGGCGGCGGCATGGCCTTTAAGCGGGGCTTCGGCCTGGAGCCGGGCGAGCCGGTGGTGGTGGTGGAGGACGCGGTGACCACCGGCGGTTCGGTCCGCAAGACCATGGAGGCCGTCACGGCGGCCGGCGGCCGGGTGGTGGCCGTGGGGGCCGTGGTCGACCGCAGCGGCGGCGCCGTGAACTTCGGCGTGCCCTTCGCCGCCCTGCTGACCCGCTCCGTGGCCGCCTACCCGCCGGGCGACTGTCCCCTGTGCCGCCAGGGCGTTCCTCTGCAGGACCTGAAGCGTGGGTAG
- the pyrF gene encoding orotidine-5'-phosphate decarboxylase gives MMVEVAPAGRLVVALDVADAGRAEELVRRLAPSGCAFKVGLEMLYALGAGWIDRLAGQGLRVFADAKLHDIPHTVFRAARALAARGAWMITVHTAGGADMVRAAVEGAAEGAAAAGCPRPLLVGVTVLTSLDEGALREAAGTALPLAAEVVRRAERARAWGLDGIVCAPVDLAAARRVLGPGMVLVTPGIRPSGAPAADQRRVATPGEAVAAGADYLVVGRPVTEAADPRAALEAIAAEVERAGAGGPAGAAGAAGNPAQDPTAGAAGMPAGIGPATDRAATKR, from the coding sequence ATGATGGTCGAGGTGGCTCCGGCGGGGCGCCTGGTGGTGGCCCTGGACGTGGCCGACGCCGGGCGGGCGGAGGAGCTGGTCCGGCGCCTGGCCCCGTCGGGATGCGCGTTCAAGGTGGGCCTGGAGATGCTCTACGCCCTGGGGGCCGGCTGGATCGATCGCCTGGCCGGCCAGGGGCTGCGGGTTTTCGCCGACGCCAAGCTGCACGACATCCCCCACACCGTGTTCAGGGCCGCCCGCGCCCTGGCCGCCCGGGGCGCGTGGATGATCACCGTCCACACGGCGGGCGGGGCGGACATGGTGCGGGCGGCGGTGGAAGGGGCCGCTGAAGGGGCCGCCGCTGCCGGCTGCCCGCGCCCCCTCCTGGTGGGGGTGACGGTCCTCACCAGCCTGGACGAAGGGGCGCTGCGGGAGGCGGCGGGCACCGCCTTGCCCCTGGCCGCCGAGGTGGTGCGGCGGGCGGAACGGGCCCGGGCCTGGGGGCTTGACGGGATCGTCTGCGCGCCGGTGGACCTGGCGGCGGCCCGCCGGGTGCTGGGCCCGGGCATGGTGCTGGTGACACCCGGCATCCGTCCCTCGGGGGCGCCGGCGGCAGACCAGCGGCGGGTGGCCACACCGGGGGAGGCCGTGGCGGCGGGCGCCGACTACCTGGTGGTGGGGCGCCCGGTCACGGAAGCCGCCGATCCCCGGGCGGCCCTGGAGGCCATCGCCGCCGAGGTGGAGCGAGCCGGGGCCGGTGGACCGGCGGGCGCGGCCGGAGCCGCCGGCAACCCTGCACAAGACCCTACTGCGGGCGCTGCCGGGATGCCGGCGGGAATTGGGCCGGCCACCGACCGGGCGGCAACGAAGAGGTGA
- a CDS encoding dihydroorotate dehydrogenase, giving the protein MNPVPSLEVRLGSLVLKNPVVTAAGTFGYGREAAEFYPLDRLGAVTVKGLSLEPWPGNPPPRAVETPAGLLNAIGLQNPGVDHFVAHDLPWLRRLAVPVIANVVGRTADEYAAVARRLDAAGVDALELNLSCPNIKAGGLEFGRDPATAAALVRQVRRVTRRPLLVKLSPEGGRLLEVAAAVMEAGADGLSLINTLRGAAVDVDTERPVLATVGGGLSGPAIRPVAVYWIWEAYRRLRVPILGMGGVVTGRDAAELMLAGAAAVAVGTAALADPLAPVRVLDELAAILAARGLDAARLTGRAHGRGQEGAG; this is encoded by the coding sequence ATGAACCCGGTTCCCTCCCTGGAAGTGCGCCTCGGCTCCCTGGTGCTGAAGAACCCGGTGGTCACCGCGGCGGGCACCTTCGGCTACGGCCGTGAGGCGGCCGAGTTCTACCCCCTGGACCGGCTGGGGGCGGTGACCGTCAAGGGGCTGAGTCTCGAACCCTGGCCCGGCAACCCGCCGCCCCGGGCGGTGGAAACGCCGGCGGGCCTTCTCAACGCCATCGGCCTGCAGAACCCGGGCGTGGACCACTTCGTCGCCCACGACCTGCCCTGGTTGCGCCGCCTGGCGGTACCGGTCATCGCCAACGTGGTGGGCCGGACGGCGGATGAGTACGCGGCCGTGGCCCGCCGGCTGGATGCCGCGGGCGTCGACGCCCTGGAGCTCAACCTCTCCTGCCCCAACATCAAGGCGGGAGGGCTCGAGTTCGGCCGGGATCCGGCCACGGCGGCGGCCCTGGTGCGCCAGGTGCGCCGGGTGACCCGGCGGCCCCTGCTGGTCAAGCTGTCGCCGGAGGGCGGCCGGCTCCTGGAGGTGGCCGCGGCGGTGATGGAGGCGGGGGCCGACGGGCTCTCGCTGATCAACACCCTGCGGGGCGCCGCCGTCGACGTGGACACGGAGCGGCCGGTGCTGGCCACGGTGGGGGGCGGGCTGTCGGGCCCGGCCATCCGGCCCGTCGCCGTGTACTGGATCTGGGAGGCGTACCGCCGGCTGCGGGTCCCCATTCTGGGTATGGGCGGCGTGGTGACGGGCCGGGACGCGGCCGAGCTTATGCTGGCGGGCGCGGCAGCGGTGGCCGTGGGCACGGCGGCCCTGGCCGACCCCCTGGCCCCGGTGCGGGTGCTGGACGAACTGGCGGCGATCCTGGCGGCCAGGGGCCTGGACGCGGCCCGGCTCACCGGCCGGGCCCACGGCCGCGGGCAGGAGGGAGCGGGATGA